In the genome of Entelurus aequoreus isolate RoL-2023_Sb linkage group LG15, RoL_Eaeq_v1.1, whole genome shotgun sequence, one region contains:
- the rdh10a gene encoding retinol dehydrogenase 10-A — MINIIAEFFVVILKVIWAFVTAGAKWVVRPKEKSVAGQVCVITGAGSGLGRLFAKEFARRRAVLVLWDINSQSNEETADMVRQIYHESDTPTSKDGGVEEVPPFQPQVYTYVCDVGKHESVYSTAEKVRREVGEVDILVNNAGVVSGHHLLECPDELIERTMVVNCHAHFWTTKAFLPKMLELNHGHIVTVASSLGLFSTAGVEDYCASKFGAIGFHESLSHELKASEKDGINMTLVCPYLVDTGMFKGCRIRKEIEPFLPPLKPEFCVKQAMRAILTDQPMICTPRIVYMVNFMKSILPFEAIVCMYRFLGADKCMYPFLAQRKEAMNNNEAKNGI; from the exons ATGATTAACATAATCGCGGAGTTCTTCGTGGTCATCCTGAAGGTGATCTGGGCTTTTGTGACAGCTGGGGCTAAGTGGGTGGTGCGGCCGAAGGAGAAGAGCGTGGCCGGACAGGTGTGCGTGATCACCGGGGCTGGAAGTGGTCTCGGGCGGCTCTTCGCGAAGGAGTTCGCCCGGCGGAGAGCTGTCCTGGTGCTTTGGGACATAAATAGCCAAAGCAACGAAGAAACTGCGGATATGGTGCGTCAGATTTATCACGAATCGGACACGCCGACCTCCAAAGACG GTGGTGTCGAAGAAGTGCCTCCCTTTCAGCCCCAAGTGTACACTTATGTGTGCGACGTGGGCAAGCACGAGAGCGTCTACTCCACGGCCGAGAAGGTGCGTCGAGAGGTGGGCGAGGTGGACATACTCGTCAACAACGCTGGCGTGGTGTCAGGCCATCACCTCCTGGAGTGCCCCGATGAGCTGATCGAGCGTACCATGGTGGTCAACTGCCACGCACACTTCTGG ACCACCAAGGCGTTTCTCCCCAAGATGCTGGAGCTGAACCACGGCCATATTGTGACGGTTGCCAGCTCCCTTGGTTTGTTCAGCACAGCTGGAGTGGAG GATTACTGCGCCAGCAAGTTCGGGGCCATCGGCTTCCACGAGTCGCTGAGCCATGAGCTGAAGGCCTCTGAGAAGGACGGAATTAACATGACCCTGGTGTGCCCTTACCTAGTGGACACAGGCATGTTCAAAGGCTGCAGGATAag GAAGGAAATCGAACCATTCCTGCCTCCCCTGAAGCCCGAGTTCTGCGTCAAACAGGCCATGCGCGCCATCCTCACGGACCAGCCCATGATCTGCACGCCTCGCATCGTCTATATGGTGAACTTCATGAAAAG CATCCTGCCCTTCGAAGCCATCGTGTGCATGTACCGCTTCCTCGGCGCAGATAAGTGCATGTATCCCTTCCTGGCACAGCGGAAGGAGGCCATGAACAACAACGAAGCCAAAAATGGGATCTAG